One genomic region from Marinobacter szutsaonensis encodes:
- the gshA gene encoding glutamate--cysteine ligase, with product MAESRHSLFRQFSKSEWHGFLKGVEKEGLRVDRNGFIAQTPHPKALGSTLTHPRITTDYSEALLELITPVCGSTDATLESLKDIHQFVQQNLGDEVFWAASMPCELDGDESIPIAEYGTSNIGYLKHVYRQGLAVRYGRIMQSIAGAHYNLSLPDAFWEKWQQLLGDQQSLRDFKSEQYFWLIRNFRRRSWLLMLLFGASPALDASFVAGVKHDLRRFDERTWYGEHATSLRMGDLGYHNNAQASLNICFNELGTYTRTLDRAIHTTWPPYEAIGTRRGDEFIQINTSVLQIENEYYSAVRPKRTTEREEKPIQALEARGVEYIEVRCLDLDPFSPVGVNREQIDFLDLFLLDCLLCDSPRISDAECERLDDNYKDVVARGRDASLTLCQESGRVPVMEAASGLLDRLESLADLLDDWTGTRSYTTALVAQKESLANGVPSTRVLDAMRSSGLGHRDWVMDMSLRHQQALRDEAMAPDVLEAFRAMSRDSLVEQAQMEAHDTQPFEQFLADYLRS from the coding sequence ATGGCTGAATCCCGCCATTCGTTATTTCGGCAGTTCTCAAAATCGGAGTGGCACGGCTTTCTCAAGGGCGTGGAGAAGGAAGGCCTGCGGGTTGACCGGAACGGTTTCATCGCCCAGACCCCGCATCCGAAGGCGCTGGGCTCCACGCTCACCCATCCCCGCATTACCACGGACTACTCCGAGGCCCTGCTGGAACTGATCACGCCGGTCTGCGGCAGCACCGACGCCACGCTGGAGTCCCTGAAGGATATCCACCAGTTTGTGCAGCAGAATCTCGGCGACGAGGTGTTCTGGGCGGCCAGCATGCCCTGTGAACTGGATGGGGACGAGAGCATTCCCATTGCGGAGTATGGCACCTCGAACATCGGCTACCTGAAGCATGTTTACCGACAGGGTCTGGCGGTGCGCTATGGCCGCATCATGCAGAGTATTGCCGGTGCGCACTACAACCTGTCGCTGCCGGATGCGTTCTGGGAGAAGTGGCAGCAACTGCTGGGGGATCAGCAGTCCCTCCGGGATTTCAAGTCTGAACAGTACTTCTGGCTGATCCGCAACTTCCGCCGCCGCAGCTGGTTGCTGATGCTGCTGTTCGGAGCCTCCCCGGCACTGGACGCCAGTTTCGTTGCCGGCGTGAAGCACGATCTCCGCCGCTTCGATGAGCGCACCTGGTACGGCGAGCATGCAACGTCCCTGCGCATGGGAGATCTGGGCTATCACAACAATGCCCAGGCTTCCCTGAATATCTGCTTCAACGAGCTCGGCACCTACACCCGCACCCTGGACCGTGCCATCCACACCACCTGGCCGCCTTACGAGGCGATCGGCACCCGCCGTGGTGATGAGTTCATCCAGATCAATACCAGCGTCCTGCAGATCGAGAACGAGTACTACAGTGCCGTTCGTCCCAAGCGCACCACCGAACGGGAAGAAAAGCCGATCCAGGCACTGGAGGCCCGTGGCGTGGAGTATATCGAGGTGCGGTGCCTGGACCTGGATCCCTTCTCGCCGGTAGGCGTGAACCGGGAACAGATCGATTTTCTCGACCTGTTCCTGCTGGACTGTCTGTTGTGTGATTCGCCCAGGATCAGTGACGCCGAATGCGAGCGCCTGGACGATAACTACAAGGATGTCGTGGCCCGGGGCCGCGACGCCAGCCTGACCCTGTGTCAGGAGAGTGGCAGGGTTCCGGTGATGGAGGCTGCCTCCGGGCTGCTGGATCGCCTGGAATCGCTGGCAGACTTGCTGGATGACTGGACGGGCACACGAAGCTATACGACGGCCCTGGTGGCCCAGAAAGAGAGCCTGGCGAACGGTGTGCCGTCCACGCGGGTGCTGGATGCCATGCGTTCGTCCGGCCTGGGACACCGGGACTGGGTGATGGACATGTCCCTTCGCCACCAGCAGGCCCTGCGGGATGAGGCAATGGCTCCGGATGTCCTCGAGGCGTTCCGGGCAATGAGCCGGGATTCCCTGGTCGAGCAGGCGCAGATGGAAGCCCATGATACCCAACCGTTCGAGCAGTTCCTGGCCGACTATCTGAGATCCTGA
- a CDS encoding disulfide bond formation protein B, translating to MAGRWVFAVVFLVCAGLLGVAFYMEHVMGLEPCPLCWLQRFGFMGAGLVSLLAFLHGPTGWGVRVYGFLLALTAGTGLGIAGRQLWLQSLPADQVPACGPSVDYMLEVLPWMEVLTTALRGTGDCAEVVWRFLGLSIPGWTAVFFSVLVLVGLFFLFRRPQPRSWIRS from the coding sequence TTGGCTGGCAGATGGGTGTTTGCAGTTGTCTTTCTGGTCTGTGCCGGGTTGCTCGGCGTGGCCTTCTATATGGAACACGTCATGGGCCTCGAGCCCTGTCCGCTGTGCTGGCTCCAGCGTTTCGGCTTCATGGGGGCCGGGCTGGTCAGCCTGCTGGCGTTCCTCCATGGCCCCACTGGCTGGGGCGTTCGTGTCTACGGCTTCCTGCTGGCGCTGACCGCCGGAACGGGCCTGGGTATTGCCGGGCGCCAGCTCTGGCTGCAAAGCCTGCCAGCGGATCAGGTACCAGCCTGCGGTCCGTCAGTGGATTACATGCTTGAGGTCCTGCCCTGGATGGAGGTGCTTACCACTGCCCTGAGGGGGACCGGTGACTGCGCCGAGGTGGTGTGGCGGTTCCTGGGGCTGAGCATTCCGGGCTGGACCGCGGTGTTCTTTTCCGTGCTGGTGCTGGTCGGCCTGTTTTTCCTGTTCCGGCGACCGCAACCCCGTAGCTGGATTCGCAGCTGA
- the rsd gene encoding sigma D regulator, with the protein MLENCRNARERWGGVSELIDRWLKERQELLVHYCDLSGENDFSQTEALTEKFVRLCEVLVDYVSAGHFEIYEQLIQEAREFNDGGLELAAKVYPRIEQTTEIALNFNDRLDGQSLSEAQIRELFDELSRLGEVLENRFEMEDFLIEHLHNAHAGKVASA; encoded by the coding sequence ATGTTGGAGAATTGCCGAAATGCCAGGGAACGCTGGGGCGGTGTCAGCGAACTGATTGATCGCTGGCTGAAAGAGCGTCAGGAGCTACTGGTCCATTACTGTGATTTGTCCGGAGAAAATGACTTCTCCCAGACCGAAGCGCTGACCGAAAAGTTCGTTCGCTTGTGCGAAGTGCTGGTGGATTATGTCTCCGCAGGCCACTTCGAAATCTACGAGCAGCTGATCCAGGAAGCCCGCGAGTTCAACGACGGTGGCCTCGAGCTGGCCGCCAAGGTTTATCCGAGGATCGAGCAGACGACGGAAATTGCGCTCAACTTCAATGACCGTCTCGATGGCCAGTCACTCTCCGAAGCCCAGATCAGGGAGCTGTTCGACGAGCTGTCGCGACTGGGTGAGGTTCTGGAGAATCGGTTCGAGATGGAGGATTTCCTGATCGAGCATCTGCACAACGCCCACGCCGGGAAGGTTGCCTCCGCCTGA
- a CDS encoding FKBP-type peptidyl-prolyl cis-trans isomerase — MKKTLLALAMAGVVTGCSTPPEAPEDPKLESTEQKVSYGMGLVLGERMSNDLPDLQMEQFLQGIQHGHAGDEETKRLTREEIQEALMAYQQQMQEDQKKQMDELAQKNKEAGEAFLAENAEKDGVETTESGLQYEVIEEGTGNKPSADDTVRVHYTGELLSGEVFDSSRERGEPVTFALNQVIPGWTEGLQLMNEGARYKLYIPSDLAYGPGGNRGIGPNETLVFDVELLAVNPQDDAASE, encoded by the coding sequence ATGAAGAAAACCCTGCTTGCATTGGCCATGGCCGGTGTCGTCACCGGTTGCTCCACTCCACCCGAAGCCCCCGAAGATCCCAAGCTGGAATCCACCGAGCAGAAGGTCAGTTACGGTATGGGCCTGGTGCTTGGCGAGCGGATGAGCAATGACCTGCCGGACCTGCAGATGGAGCAGTTCCTGCAAGGCATCCAGCACGGCCATGCCGGTGATGAAGAAACCAAGCGCCTGACCCGCGAGGAAATCCAGGAAGCCCTGATGGCCTACCAGCAGCAGATGCAGGAAGACCAGAAGAAGCAGATGGACGAACTGGCCCAGAAGAACAAGGAGGCCGGCGAAGCCTTCCTGGCGGAAAATGCGGAAAAGGACGGCGTAGAGACCACCGAGTCCGGCCTGCAGTATGAAGTAATCGAGGAAGGCACCGGTAACAAGCCGTCCGCCGACGATACCGTAAGGGTCCACTACACCGGCGAACTGCTGTCTGGCGAGGTGTTTGACAGCTCCCGCGAGCGTGGCGAACCGGTCACTTTTGCCCTCAACCAGGTGATTCCGGGCTGGACCGAAGGCCTGCAGCTGATGAACGAAGGCGCCCGCTACAAGCTCTACATCCCGTCAGACCTGGCTTATGGCCCGGGCGGCAATCGCGGCATTGGCCCCAACGAAACCCTGGTGTTTGATGTCGAATTGCTGGCCGTCAACCCTCAGGATGACGCTGCGTCCGAGTAA
- a CDS encoding DUF4124 domain-containing protein, with protein sequence MMMKWLIRLAFPALGLLLVLMFFGINSPEEVSKPVADNKETEEEIPAFEGLVPSPVPTEGPEIIFKWQDTDGNWHYADQPPAQGPWNTLAIERPDKSRAGSATQDPDADWQSPYSAPFSMGPTAGSNGS encoded by the coding sequence ATGATGATGAAATGGCTCATCCGGCTCGCGTTTCCGGCTCTGGGATTGCTGCTGGTTTTGATGTTCTTCGGGATCAACAGTCCTGAAGAGGTATCCAAGCCGGTAGCAGACAATAAAGAAACCGAGGAAGAAATTCCCGCGTTTGAGGGCCTGGTACCCTCTCCGGTGCCGACGGAAGGCCCGGAAATCATCTTCAAGTGGCAGGACACCGATGGCAACTGGCATTACGCCGACCAGCCGCCTGCCCAGGGCCCGTGGAACACACTGGCCATTGAACGCCCCGACAAGTCGCGAGCGGGTTCTGCCACCCAGGACCCGGACGCCGACTGGCAATCCCCCTACAGCGCCCCCTTTTCAATGGGCCCCACTGCCGGCAGCAACGGCAGCTGA
- a CDS encoding TIGR02444 family protein, translating to MELPEKLEPDNPIWRFALAFWQKPGTQRTCLALQDRGWSVTRILCAGWLALEGRPYRGTEHATVTEWRQHVTGALRAVRRYLPKGHEHCQGLREGVAGLELQAEQLELALAWQQLATETPDKAHMTGHAQLIQHNLAAAAYRPEQATDAAVELNTLADILASFSNGDSQP from the coding sequence GTGGAATTACCGGAAAAACTGGAACCGGACAACCCGATTTGGCGTTTTGCCTTGGCATTCTGGCAAAAGCCCGGCACTCAGCGAACCTGTCTTGCGCTCCAGGATCGGGGCTGGAGCGTCACACGTATTTTATGCGCTGGCTGGCTGGCCCTTGAAGGCAGGCCCTACCGCGGCACGGAGCACGCTACGGTAACAGAGTGGCGCCAGCATGTAACCGGTGCTTTGCGGGCAGTACGAAGATATCTCCCGAAAGGCCATGAACACTGCCAGGGCCTGCGCGAAGGCGTCGCCGGCCTGGAACTGCAGGCCGAGCAGCTGGAGCTGGCGCTGGCCTGGCAACAACTTGCGACTGAAACTCCGGACAAGGCCCATATGACGGGACATGCCCAGCTGATCCAACACAACCTTGCCGCTGCTGCCTACCGGCCGGAACAGGCCACCGATGCAGCAGTTGAGCTGAATACACTGGCCGACATTCTGGCCTCATTCTCCAATGGAGACTCCCAGCCATGA
- a CDS encoding ATP-binding cassette domain-containing protein has translation MLTITDLSLQRGGVWLLESVNLTVQPGQRVAIVGANGAGKSSLFQLLLGQLAPEQGSVSLPGGCRIAHMAQEVAASERSARDFVLDGDLDLRRMEAELARAEAAGDDHAAARIHGELDVHEAWSAPRRAESLLRGLGFADGDAERPVSAFSGGWRIRLNLAQALMRPSDLLLLDEPTNHLDLDACLWLENWLRRYPGTLLFISHDRDFMDRVASHVVHFDQRKLELYTGNYSAFERQRGERLSQQQANFERQQARIAEIQRFIDRFKAKATKARQAQSRVKALERMERIAPAHIDSPFSFEFPVAEKVSNPLLSIRNGRAGYGDTVILDNINLTLLPGSRIGLLGPNGAGKSTLMDALRDESTLLGGERTCGEHLAIGYFAQHQLESLDLDASPFLHLQRLTPKASEQSIRNFLGGFDFHGDEALSPIRSFSGGEKARVALAVIAWQRPNLLLLDEPTNHLDLEMRQSLTMALQNFEGAIVVVSHDRHLLRNTVDNFWLVNDGRVAEYDGDLEDYERWLADRRKEREEGEAPRRETAEATAARAANGVGESADDRKARKRMEAEIRKKLSPYRKQQTSLEKEMEQLQQTLVQLEQALSDPGLYEEAGKARLNELLASQADASRRLEEVEAQWLEVSETVEALEEELAG, from the coding sequence ATGTTAACGATTACTGATCTCAGTTTACAACGGGGCGGTGTCTGGTTGCTAGAATCCGTGAATCTCACGGTTCAGCCCGGCCAGAGAGTCGCCATCGTAGGTGCCAATGGTGCCGGTAAATCCAGCCTTTTCCAGCTCTTGTTGGGCCAGTTGGCACCGGAGCAGGGCAGTGTTTCCCTGCCCGGGGGCTGTCGCATCGCCCACATGGCCCAGGAGGTGGCGGCGTCAGAACGCAGTGCACGGGATTTTGTGCTTGATGGCGACCTGGACCTGCGCCGGATGGAGGCAGAGCTGGCTCGGGCCGAGGCGGCCGGCGACGATCACGCTGCGGCCAGAATCCACGGCGAGCTGGATGTGCACGAGGCCTGGTCGGCGCCGCGCCGGGCCGAATCGCTGCTCCGCGGCCTGGGATTTGCCGACGGGGATGCCGAGCGACCGGTTTCAGCGTTCTCCGGTGGTTGGCGGATTCGACTGAACCTTGCCCAGGCGCTGATGCGGCCTTCGGATCTGTTGTTGCTGGACGAACCCACCAACCACCTGGATCTGGATGCCTGCCTGTGGCTGGAGAACTGGCTCCGGCGCTATCCCGGGACGCTGCTGTTCATTTCCCACGACCGGGATTTCATGGATCGGGTTGCCTCCCACGTGGTGCATTTCGATCAGCGTAAACTGGAGCTGTACACCGGCAACTACTCCGCCTTCGAACGCCAGCGTGGCGAGCGTCTGTCCCAGCAACAGGCCAACTTTGAGCGCCAGCAGGCGCGAATCGCCGAGATCCAGCGTTTTATCGACCGGTTCAAGGCCAAGGCCACCAAGGCCCGCCAGGCCCAGAGCCGGGTCAAGGCCCTGGAGCGGATGGAGCGCATCGCCCCGGCCCACATCGACTCTCCGTTCAGTTTCGAGTTCCCCGTGGCGGAAAAGGTGTCCAATCCGTTGCTGTCCATTCGCAACGGGCGGGCGGGCTATGGCGACACCGTCATCCTGGACAATATCAACCTGACCCTGTTGCCTGGCAGCCGGATCGGTCTGCTGGGCCCCAACGGCGCCGGCAAGTCCACCCTGATGGATGCCCTCCGGGATGAAAGCACCTTGCTGGGCGGCGAGCGTACCTGTGGCGAGCACCTGGCTATCGGCTATTTCGCACAGCACCAGCTCGAGTCCCTGGACCTGGATGCCAGCCCGTTCCTGCACCTGCAACGCCTGACCCCGAAAGCGTCGGAGCAGAGCATCCGCAACTTCCTGGGCGGCTTTGATTTCCATGGCGATGAGGCCCTGAGCCCGATCCGCTCCTTCTCCGGTGGCGAAAAGGCCCGGGTGGCCCTGGCCGTGATCGCCTGGCAGCGCCCGAACCTGCTGCTGCTCGACGAGCCCACCAACCACCTTGACCTGGAAATGCGGCAGTCGCTGACCATGGCCCTGCAGAATTTCGAGGGCGCCATCGTGGTGGTCTCCCACGACCGGCATCTGCTGCGCAACACCGTCGACAATTTCTGGTTGGTCAACGACGGCCGGGTCGCCGAGTACGACGGTGATCTGGAGGATTACGAGCGCTGGCTGGCTGACCGTCGCAAGGAACGGGAAGAGGGCGAAGCACCCCGGCGGGAGACCGCCGAGGCAACCGCGGCCCGGGCTGCCAATGGCGTGGGGGAAAGTGCCGACGATCGCAAGGCCCGCAAGCGTATGGAAGCGGAGATTCGCAAGAAGCTCAGCCCCTACCGGAAACAACAGACCAGCCTCGAGAAAGAGATGGAGCAGCTGCAGCAGACGCTGGTACAGCTGGAGCAGGCTCTGTCGGATCCTGGCCTGTACGAGGAGGCGGGAAAGGCAAGGTTGAACGAATTACTCGCCAGCCAGGCCGACGCCAGCCGGCGCCTGGAAGAGGTCGAGGCGCAGTGGCTGGAAGTCAGCGAGACCGTGGAGGCGCTGGAAGAGGAACTGGCCGGTTAG
- the ppx gene encoding exopolyphosphatase: MTAEDNADNAAQGPEMLAAIDMGSNSFHMVVARLVHGEIRTLEKMGEKVQLGAGLDQYNRLTEEAQARALECLSRFAQRLQGMPPEAVQVVGTNALRVARNAHQFMNRAEEVLGYPVEIIAGREEARLIYLGVSHTLSDDIGRRLVIDIGGGSTEFIIGQRFEPQELESLHMGCVSFRNRYFPDGKITRRQMDRAVTHAEQELLNIRQHYRNVGWQSAVGSSGTIKAIASVLATLKITDGTITRAGMLELRKRLVDMGKTDKLGDLGVRSDRQSIFPGGFAILMGAFQSLSIEDMTFADGALREGLLYDIVGRIQHEDVRERTISALQERYHVDQAHGAAVEATAVAAWEQVADQWGLRTATDEEVLRWACRLHEIGLTISHSQYHKHGAYLLRYSDLPGFSQQFQRDLATLVRGHRRKFAPAIFEGLDPEDVSRLRRLCILVRLAVLLQHPRNMEPPPEFRLEPGNDKLTVTFPDGWLNDRPLTLADLKNERDYLSRQDFTLKINPD, translated from the coding sequence GTGACGGCCGAAGACAACGCCGACAACGCTGCACAAGGGCCGGAGATGCTGGCAGCCATTGATATGGGCTCCAACAGTTTCCACATGGTCGTGGCCCGGCTGGTACACGGAGAAATCCGTACCCTGGAAAAAATGGGCGAGAAGGTGCAGCTGGGCGCCGGCCTGGACCAGTACAACCGTCTTACCGAAGAAGCCCAGGCGCGCGCACTGGAATGCCTCAGCCGGTTTGCCCAGCGACTGCAGGGAATGCCCCCGGAGGCCGTCCAGGTGGTGGGCACCAATGCCTTGCGGGTGGCCCGTAACGCCCACCAGTTCATGAACCGTGCCGAGGAAGTCCTGGGCTACCCGGTCGAGATCATTGCCGGCCGGGAGGAAGCCCGCCTGATCTACCTGGGCGTGTCCCACACCCTGTCCGATGACATTGGCCGGCGGCTGGTAATCGATATCGGCGGCGGCAGCACCGAGTTCATTATTGGCCAGCGGTTCGAGCCCCAGGAACTGGAAAGCCTGCACATGGGGTGCGTGTCTTTCCGCAACCGCTACTTCCCCGACGGCAAGATCACCCGGCGCCAGATGGATCGGGCGGTAACCCACGCCGAACAGGAACTGCTGAATATCCGCCAGCACTACCGGAATGTGGGCTGGCAGAGCGCGGTCGGCTCCTCCGGCACCATCAAGGCGATCGCCAGCGTACTGGCAACCCTGAAGATCACCGACGGCACCATCACCCGGGCCGGGATGCTGGAGCTGCGCAAGCGCCTGGTGGACATGGGCAAGACCGACAAGCTCGGCGACCTGGGGGTCCGTTCGGACCGGCAGAGCATCTTCCCGGGTGGTTTTGCCATTCTGATGGGGGCGTTCCAGTCCCTGAGTATCGAGGACATGACCTTTGCCGACGGTGCTCTGAGGGAAGGCCTGCTCTACGACATCGTCGGGCGAATCCAGCATGAGGACGTGCGCGAGCGCACCATCTCGGCGCTGCAGGAACGTTATCACGTGGATCAGGCCCACGGTGCCGCCGTAGAGGCGACCGCCGTGGCGGCCTGGGAACAGGTTGCCGACCAGTGGGGTCTGCGCACGGCCACGGACGAGGAAGTACTGCGGTGGGCCTGCCGGCTACACGAAATCGGACTGACCATCTCCCACAGCCAGTATCACAAGCACGGGGCCTACCTGCTCCGTTACTCGGATCTTCCGGGCTTCAGCCAGCAGTTCCAGCGGGATCTGGCGACCCTGGTCCGGGGCCATCGGCGCAAGTTTGCACCGGCCATTTTCGAAGGGCTCGATCCGGAGGATGTCTCGCGCCTGCGTCGCCTGTGTATTCTGGTGCGGCTGGCCGTGCTGCTGCAGCATCCCCGGAACATGGAGCCGCCGCCGGAGTTCCGGCTGGAACCGGGCAACGACAAGCTGACGGTCACCTTCCCGGACGGCTGGCTGAATGACCGGCCATTGACCCTGGCCGACCTCAAGAACGAACGGGACTACCTGTCCCGGCAGGACTTCACCCTCAAGATCAATCCGGACTAA
- the trxA gene encoding thioredoxin TrxA, with amino-acid sequence MSGNIVNVTDASFEQDVLKSDVPVLVDYWAEWCGPCKMIAPVLEEIADEYEGKLKVCKLNIDENEQTPPKFNIRGIPTLMLFKNGNVDATKVGALSKSQLAAFLDSNL; translated from the coding sequence ATGAGCGGAAATATCGTAAATGTCACCGACGCTTCTTTCGAGCAGGATGTACTGAAGTCCGACGTTCCCGTACTGGTGGACTACTGGGCCGAGTGGTGTGGCCCCTGCAAGATGATTGCACCGGTCCTCGAAGAGATTGCCGACGAGTACGAAGGCAAGCTGAAGGTCTGCAAGCTGAACATCGATGAGAACGAGCAGACCCCGCCCAAGTTCAACATCCGGGGTATCCCGACCCTGATGCTGTTCAAGAACGGCAACGTTGACGCAACCAAGGTTGGCGCCCTGTCCAAGTCCCAGCTGGCCGCCTTCCTCGACAGCAACCTCTGA
- a CDS encoding molybdenum cofactor biosynthesis protein MoaE, producing MITVQTDDFDPAAEYQALRDSGAGTGAIATFTGLVRDSGDLQGVTGLYLEHYPGMTEQVIQGLIDQASERWDVRKARVIHRVGRLDLCDQIVFVGVCSAHRGDAFAACEFIMDALKTSAPFWKKEITGDTEHWVEQKASDRDRSQAWD from the coding sequence ATGATTACGGTCCAGACGGACGATTTTGATCCGGCAGCGGAATACCAAGCGCTGCGGGACAGCGGCGCAGGCACCGGAGCCATTGCGACATTTACCGGGCTGGTGCGGGACAGCGGTGATCTCCAGGGGGTGACCGGGTTGTACCTGGAGCATTACCCGGGAATGACCGAACAGGTGATCCAGGGGCTGATTGATCAGGCCTCCGAGCGCTGGGATGTACGCAAGGCAAGGGTGATTCACCGGGTCGGGCGCCTGGATCTGTGTGACCAGATCGTCTTTGTGGGTGTTTGCAGTGCCCACCGGGGCGATGCCTTCGCCGCCTGCGAATTCATCATGGACGCGCTGAAGACCTCGGCACCATTCTGGAAAAAGGAGATTACCGGGGACACCGAGCACTGGGTGGAACAGAAGGCATCTGACCGGGACCGGTCCCAGGCCTGGGACTGA
- the moaD gene encoding molybdopterin converting factor subunit 1, translating into MNTETLTVRFFARLREELDTESLELPASPDLTTGDILAELAARGGPWAQLQGDQPVMIAVNQAMAKPSTPVKAGDEVAFFPPVTGG; encoded by the coding sequence ATGAACACTGAAACACTGACTGTGCGGTTTTTCGCGCGCCTGCGCGAAGAACTGGACACCGAAAGCCTGGAGCTGCCGGCGTCTCCGGACCTGACCACGGGAGACATTCTAGCGGAACTGGCGGCCAGAGGCGGCCCCTGGGCCCAGCTGCAGGGCGACCAGCCGGTCATGATCGCGGTCAACCAGGCGATGGCCAAACCGTCGACCCCGGTGAAAGCCGGGGACGAAGTGGCCTTTTTCCCGCCGGTAACCGGAGGTTGA
- the glp gene encoding gephyrin-like molybdotransferase Glp, giving the protein MAGQNLTSVDDAIAHILDRAPEISWVETVPLTESLGRVLAENLHVPADVPPADNSAVDGYAIRQADLKSGQPIPLSGRIAAGEAPTPLAEGTAARIFTGSEIPEGADAVVMQERVEVTDDGILVQAEVTRGQNIRGRGQDLKQGDMALVRGTPIRPQEMGLIASMGFAEVSVLSRMKVAVLNTGDELVDPGQPLAGGQIYNSNRFTLLGLLAQAGCEVTLCETLKDNREATRETLKRAASEADLVITTGGVSVGEEDHVRAVLEDQGQLSLWRLAIKPGKPLAFGAIDGTPILGLPGNPATVLVTFLIVGMPYIRKCQGRHKTWPVGERLPAGFDVESTSIRREFVRARKEVSGDELQIVAYPNQSSGVLSSACWAEGLAVVPENTTVKAGDELTYYSFAELMS; this is encoded by the coding sequence ATGGCAGGCCAAAACCTGACTTCCGTCGACGACGCTATTGCCCACATCCTGGATCGGGCACCGGAAATCTCCTGGGTGGAAACGGTACCGCTCACCGAGAGCCTGGGCCGTGTGCTGGCTGAAAACCTGCACGTGCCGGCCGACGTGCCGCCCGCTGACAACAGTGCAGTGGATGGTTACGCGATCCGCCAGGCCGACCTCAAGTCCGGTCAGCCGATCCCGCTTTCCGGCCGGATTGCCGCCGGGGAGGCCCCCACTCCGCTGGCCGAAGGCACCGCTGCCCGGATTTTCACCGGCTCGGAAATCCCCGAGGGAGCCGATGCCGTGGTGATGCAGGAACGGGTGGAAGTGACCGACGACGGCATCCTGGTTCAGGCCGAAGTGACCAGGGGCCAGAATATCCGGGGTCGGGGCCAGGACCTGAAGCAGGGTGATATGGCCCTGGTCAGGGGCACTCCGATTCGCCCGCAGGAGATGGGACTGATCGCTTCCATGGGCTTTGCCGAGGTGTCGGTGCTCTCCCGGATGAAAGTGGCGGTACTCAACACCGGCGATGAACTGGTGGACCCGGGCCAGCCCCTCGCCGGCGGCCAGATCTACAACTCCAACCGGTTCACCCTGCTCGGATTGCTTGCTCAGGCCGGCTGCGAGGTCACCCTCTGCGAGACCCTGAAAGACAACCGGGAAGCGACGCGGGAAACACTCAAGCGCGCCGCTTCCGAGGCGGACCTTGTGATCACCACCGGCGGCGTGTCGGTGGGCGAGGAAGACCATGTCCGGGCGGTGCTGGAGGATCAGGGCCAGCTTTCGCTCTGGCGGCTGGCGATCAAGCCGGGCAAACCACTGGCATTCGGCGCCATTGATGGCACTCCCATCCTGGGTCTGCCGGGCAATCCCGCCACTGTTCTGGTGACCTTCCTTATTGTCGGCATGCCCTATATCCGGAAATGCCAGGGACGCCACAAGACCTGGCCTGTGGGCGAACGACTGCCGGCTGGCTTTGATGTGGAATCCACGTCCATTCGTCGTGAATTCGTGCGTGCCAGAAAAGAGGTATCGGGCGACGAGCTCCAGATTGTTGCCTATCCGAACCAGAGCTCCGGTGTCCTGAGTTCCGCCTGCTGGGCCGAGGGGCTTGCCGTGGTTCCGGAAAACACGACGGTGAAAGCCGGGGACGAGCTGACCTATTACTCATTTGCGGAGCTGATGAGCTGA
- the moaB gene encoding molybdenum cofactor biosynthesis protein B encodes MSSESTNEFKPLNIAILTVSDTRGLEQDTSGQYLEDSAVEAGHKLIARRILPDDVYLIRAIMSQWIADPEVHVVIITGGTGFHERDSTPEAVAALFDKAIEGFGEEFRRLSAEEIGSSTIQSRAFGGLANHTVIFCLPGSTGACRTGWEGILKSQLDSRHQPCNFTALTLRKPANEGFPRLQQVIGNRATK; translated from the coding sequence ATGAGCAGCGAAAGCACCAACGAATTCAAACCCCTGAACATAGCCATCCTCACCGTTTCCGACACCCGCGGGCTGGAGCAGGACACCTCAGGCCAGTACCTGGAAGACAGTGCAGTGGAAGCAGGCCACAAGCTGATTGCCCGTCGTATCCTGCCGGACGACGTCTACCTTATCCGGGCAATCATGTCCCAGTGGATCGCGGATCCGGAAGTCCACGTGGTGATCATCACCGGCGGTACCGGTTTCCACGAACGCGACAGCACACCGGAAGCCGTTGCGGCACTGTTCGACAAGGCCATCGAGGGCTTCGGCGAGGAGTTCCGCCGTCTCTCGGCCGAGGAAATCGGCTCGTCGACCATCCAGTCCCGGGCTTTTGGCGGCCTGGCCAACCACACGGTGATTTTCTGTCTGCCCGGCTCCACCGGCGCCTGCCGCACCGGCTGGGAGGGCATCCTTAAGAGCCAGCTGGACAGCCGACACCAGCCCTGCAACTTTACCGCCCTGACCCTGCGCAAGCCGGCAAACGAAGGGTTCCCCCGTTTGCAGCAGGTCATCGGTAACCGGGCAACCAAATAA